In the Archangium lipolyticum genome, CCGCGGTGCCTCCACCCACCAGCGAGCCGAGCTCCTCGTAGAAGGAGGGATCGAAGGTGCGCGTCTGGGGATCGAACTTGAGCAGGCACGGCTCCGGCGTGTCCCCTCCCACCACCCGGTACACCGCGGCGCCGTACGCCTCCGTGGCGATGTAGACCTTGCCATCGGGGCCGACGGCGGCATCGTGCGTGTAGCCGCACCGGTCATCCATCGCGATGGTGGGCTCATCCGTCCGTGTGTCGACGGAGACGACGCCCGCCTTCCTGGTGATTCCCACTCCCGAGACCGGACGCCAGCCCACGGGCATGATGATCTGGTTGTCGAGGTGCACGATCGCCCCCGAGAAGGACAGGATCGTGCCCGGGATGTTCAGCGCGTCGAGCGGAATGGTCTTCGTGACCGTCATCTCGGAGGGATTCCAGATGACGAGCTGGGCGGTGGTCCCGTCGAAGTAGTACGCCTTGGTCGCCGAGATGAACTGGAAGTTGTTCTGGTACTCCCCGAGCGACGAGATGCCCTGGCCCTCGAGGCTCAGGGTTCCCGCCTGCTCCAGGCCTCCGCTGCTCGTCAGCTTGTAGCGGGTGATCGTCGCGCTCTCGTCACTCACCAAATAGAGCGAGCCAGACTTGGGACTGCCCACGCCGAGCGCGCGGCCGGGAACCTTGATGGCGTTGTCCAGCGAGAGCGTCGCGGTCTGCTCCGCCTGGTCCGTCACGATGACGTAGCTCTCCATCGGGTCCGAGGAGAACAGCTGCGTGGTGATGGCGTACAGCGGCCTGGTATCGCCGTTGCCCGGTTCGTCACCGCAACCGGAGAGCAGGGCGAAGGCGAGCATCGCGGAGGAGAGTCTCGAGGAGAGGAAGGAAACAGGATGCTTCATGGGGGGAACTGCCTTTCTGCCGTGGGGGGAAGTGGGGGGTCAGTGCCCCACAAAAATGAAATTGATACGCATTCTCATTTTCAGCACGTGTTAAATCCATTGCCGCGTCCTGTCAAGAAGCAGGTTCGTGTGTCCCCTTATGTCAGGAAGCGTTGAGGATCAGGGACCGACCACCCGGGCGATCGCCTTAGAGACTCTTCCCGTTGAAGCGCTGGATGTTCAGGGTCGTGACCTCGACGTCATCGAGGCACCGCTTATTTCCAGAAGCCCTCGTGCACCTCACGGGCCTCCGGCAGCGCCACCGGACCCACCACCTCGGTGGGCTCGGAGCCGCGGGCGAAGACGTCGCGGCAGGACATGCGAAGGGTGGGCGCGGAGGGGTTCGTGAACTGGCTCAGCTCCGCGGAGGAGAGCGCGAAGACGACCCTCCGCACGCCGCCCCAGAAGATGGCGCCCGCGCACATGGCACAGGGCTCGGTGCTGGCGTAGAGGGTGGAGCCAACCAGCTCCTCGGGAGGGTATCGCTGGGTGGCCTCGCTCATGAGGTTGGACTCCGCATGGCCGGTGCAGTCCCTCGTCGTCCCCTGGGTGTTCTTGCCCTCCAGGAGGACGCGTCCCCTCGCGTCCACCAGCACCGAGCCGAAGGGATTGTCTCCCCGTGCCCGGGCCTGTCGTGCCAGGTCGATGGCATGCATCAGGTGCTGCGTGTCCTCCGGTCTCATGGTGTCCCTCGTGACTGTCAGGGTGCATGCTCAGGGTAGCACGCACGGCCAGCGCGGCGAGGAGCCGATCGACGCCGGCGAATCTGGCTTATGGTTGGTCAACGCATCTTCTATTCCGACGATGATTTCCAGTGAGCAATCGCTTCAATAGGAAGAATCCGATGCACTCCGACAAACCTCACGTGAACGAAGAGCACGGTACGGGCGGCAACGTCATCGTGCTGAATGGCCCTTCGGTCGCGGGAAAGACGAGCATCCAGAAGAAGCTCCAGGAGCTCTTCGAGGAGCCCTACATGGCGATGGGCATCGACTCGATCCTCGTCGGCATGCTGCCGCCGCGCTACTTCATGGGCGCTCCTCCCGACGGCGAGCAGGTGCTCTATGGCGTACCCTCCACGGACGAGAGCGGCTCGCCGCTCTTCACGCTGCGTTTCGGACCCAAGGGGCAGCGAGTCATCGCGGGCATGCACCATGCCATCGCGGCCTTCGCGGAGCAGGGCAACAACGTCATCGTGGACTACATCCTCTACGAGCGCGAGTGGCTCCCTGACTTCGCGAACGCGCTGCGCTCCGTGAACGCGTATTTTGTCGGTGTTCGCATTCCCCTGGAGGCTCTCGAGGAGCGAGAGCGGCAGCGTGCGACGTCCCCGCGCGGACATGCGCGTAGCCACTACGCCACGGTGCATGCGCATGGGTTGTACGACGTGGAGGTCGATACGTCGCGCGCCTCTCCCGAGGAGTGTGCGGCCCGGATCCACGAGTACGTGCGCACCCACCCCGAGCCGACTGCCTTCGCGCAGCTGCGAGAGCGGTTCCAGG is a window encoding:
- a CDS encoding MxcI protein, translated to MKHPVSFLSSRLSSAMLAFALLSGCGDEPGNGDTRPLYAITTQLFSSDPMESYVIVTDQAEQTATLSLDNAIKVPGRALGVGSPKSGSLYLVSDESATITRYKLTSSGGLEQAGTLSLEGQGISSLGEYQNNFQFISATKAYYFDGTTAQLVIWNPSEMTVTKTIPLDALNIPGTILSFSGAIVHLDNQIIMPVGWRPVSGVGITRKAGVVSVDTRTDEPTIAMDDRCGYTHDAAVGPDGKVYIATEAYGAAVYRVVGGDTPEPCLLKFDPQTRTFDPSFYEELGSLVGGGTAGALIPGPQGTAYVRVLDESIAPVNEGTHPRTVASGTGWQWWQLKLDTLTATRRTDFPSTTGSVFLFESQNQTLYSEFGAGSASTTLHVLGESGRPTVTTQGLSFSFLQLR
- a CDS encoding nucleoside deaminase — translated: MRPEDTQHLMHAIDLARQARARGDNPFGSVLVDARGRVLLEGKNTQGTTRDCTGHAESNLMSEATQRYPPEELVGSTLYASTEPCAMCAGAIFWGGVRRVVFALSSAELSQFTNPSAPTLRMSCRDVFARGSEPTEVVGPVALPEAREVHEGFWK
- a CDS encoding chloramphenicol phosphotransferase CPT family protein, with product MHSDKPHVNEEHGTGGNVIVLNGPSVAGKTSIQKKLQELFEEPYMAMGIDSILVGMLPPRYFMGAPPDGEQVLYGVPSTDESGSPLFTLRFGPKGQRVIAGMHHAIAAFAEQGNNVIVDYILYEREWLPDFANALRSVNAYFVGVRIPLEALEERERQRATSPRGHARSHYATVHAHGLYDVEVDTSRASPEECAARIHEYVRTHPEPTAFAQLRERFQAGQASPAGRS